From a region of the Manduca sexta isolate Smith_Timp_Sample1 chromosome 19, JHU_Msex_v1.0, whole genome shotgun sequence genome:
- the LOC115440857 gene encoding uncharacterized protein LOC115440857 isoform X2, with protein MDVFLTGFPKKLLVATSVLVILTMCLTPCEARTVEHKIRHERRHDSLVQPPKEMSRLRLETRVDHKRRTHTKDTPAPIRQKNDRSEKNAQADRFKNAMTKIKKKLKNTRAFFNDERRVLNESKEYRDGMPTWLPTINFVDIHFHNYRNPRRTGASLSERKFIYLMPKLYKSLVEFQDIFKHLAKVEVNFADDPFYMYNKTRQELLEKTLHRLYSTIAEINENMIAVNVTVPHINQNKNINTLDLKVDAPQCLKNDYIAFRAYGNLLNNWYSEFRCPWGKKVIHDNIRCRAYEKKLKEKMQARPYKKNGAS; from the exons GTTTTCCTAAAAAGCTTCTGGTAGCTACATCAGTGTTAGTAATCTTAACTATGTGCCTAACACCGTGCGAGGCTCGTACGGTCGAGCACAAGATCCGCCACGAGAGGCGGCACGACAGTCTCGTGCAGCCACCCAAAGAGATGTCCAGGTTGAGGCTGGAGACTAGAGTGGACCACAAGCGGCGGACACATACCAAAGACACGCCAGCGCCGATAAGGCAAAAGAACGACCGCTCCGAGAAGAACGCGCAGGCTGACCGATTCAAAAACGCGATGACAAAGATCAAGAAGAAGTTAAAGAACACCAGAGCGTTTTTCAATGATGAGAGGAGAGTGCTGAACGAGAGCAAGGAGTACAGGGACGGGATGCCCACCTGGCTGCCCACTATCAACTTTGTCGACATCCACTTCCACAACTACAGGAATCCGCGTCGGACAGGAGCCTCTCTTTCGGAAAGAAAA TTTATCTATCTGATGCCGAAGCTGTACAAGTCGTTGGTGGAATTCCAAGACATATTCAAACACCTCGCCAAAGTTGAAGTGAACTTCGCCGACGACCCGTTCTACATGTACAATAAAACCCGTCAGGAGCTGCTCGAAAAGACACTGCACAGGCTGTACAGCACCATAGCTGAGATAAATGAGAACATGATAGCAGTAAACGTCACCGTGCCTCATATCaaccaaaacaaaaacatcaacACTTTGGACCTCAAAGTGGACGCGCCACAGTGTCTCAAGAATGATTACATAGCGTTTAGGGCATACGGGAATCTTCTCAACAACTGGTACAGTGAATTCAGATGTCCGTGGGGGAAGAAGGTGATCCATGACAACATCAGATGCAGAGCGTACGAGAAAAAACTCAAAGAGAAGATGCAGGCAAGGCCATATAAGAAAAACGGCGCCAGTTGA
- the LOC115440857 gene encoding uncharacterized protein LOC115440857 isoform X1 — MIDNCSCCNGCSSMKSSYKSFPKKLLVATSVLVILTMCLTPCEARTVEHKIRHERRHDSLVQPPKEMSRLRLETRVDHKRRTHTKDTPAPIRQKNDRSEKNAQADRFKNAMTKIKKKLKNTRAFFNDERRVLNESKEYRDGMPTWLPTINFVDIHFHNYRNPRRTGASLSERKFIYLMPKLYKSLVEFQDIFKHLAKVEVNFADDPFYMYNKTRQELLEKTLHRLYSTIAEINENMIAVNVTVPHINQNKNINTLDLKVDAPQCLKNDYIAFRAYGNLLNNWYSEFRCPWGKKVIHDNIRCRAYEKKLKEKMQARPYKKNGAS, encoded by the exons GTTTTCCTAAAAAGCTTCTGGTAGCTACATCAGTGTTAGTAATCTTAACTATGTGCCTAACACCGTGCGAGGCTCGTACGGTCGAGCACAAGATCCGCCACGAGAGGCGGCACGACAGTCTCGTGCAGCCACCCAAAGAGATGTCCAGGTTGAGGCTGGAGACTAGAGTGGACCACAAGCGGCGGACACATACCAAAGACACGCCAGCGCCGATAAGGCAAAAGAACGACCGCTCCGAGAAGAACGCGCAGGCTGACCGATTCAAAAACGCGATGACAAAGATCAAGAAGAAGTTAAAGAACACCAGAGCGTTTTTCAATGATGAGAGGAGAGTGCTGAACGAGAGCAAGGAGTACAGGGACGGGATGCCCACCTGGCTGCCCACTATCAACTTTGTCGACATCCACTTCCACAACTACAGGAATCCGCGTCGGACAGGAGCCTCTCTTTCGGAAAGAAAA TTTATCTATCTGATGCCGAAGCTGTACAAGTCGTTGGTGGAATTCCAAGACATATTCAAACACCTCGCCAAAGTTGAAGTGAACTTCGCCGACGACCCGTTCTACATGTACAATAAAACCCGTCAGGAGCTGCTCGAAAAGACACTGCACAGGCTGTACAGCACCATAGCTGAGATAAATGAGAACATGATAGCAGTAAACGTCACCGTGCCTCATATCaaccaaaacaaaaacatcaacACTTTGGACCTCAAAGTGGACGCGCCACAGTGTCTCAAGAATGATTACATAGCGTTTAGGGCATACGGGAATCTTCTCAACAACTGGTACAGTGAATTCAGATGTCCGTGGGGGAAGAAGGTGATCCATGACAACATCAGATGCAGAGCGTACGAGAAAAAACTCAAAGAGAAGATGCAGGCAAGGCCATATAAGAAAAACGGCGCCAGTTGA